One part of the Chryseobacterium sp. 7 genome encodes these proteins:
- the rplQ gene encoding 50S ribosomal protein L17, giving the protein MRHGKKFNHLGRTASHRSALLSNMACSLIEHKRINTTVAKAKALRVYVEPLLTKAKEDTTHNRRVVFSYLQNKFAVAELFRTVAPKIAERNGGYTRIIKTGFRPGDAADTALIELVDFNELYNPNAEEKKATRRSRRSTATTKKAEAVVAEAPVVEEKVEEAKADTTEEKTEE; this is encoded by the coding sequence ATGAGACACGGTAAAAAATTCAATCACTTAGGAAGAACAGCTTCTCACAGAAGTGCTTTACTTTCTAATATGGCTTGTTCTCTAATTGAGCATAAAAGAATCAACACTACTGTAGCTAAAGCTAAAGCTTTAAGAGTATATGTTGAGCCTCTATTAACAAAAGCAAAAGAAGATACTACACATAACAGAAGAGTAGTATTCTCTTACCTTCAAAATAAATTTGCGGTTGCTGAATTATTCAGAACTGTAGCTCCTAAAATCGCTGAAAGAAACGGTGGTTATACAAGAATCATCAAGACAGGATTCAGACCAGGTGATGCTGCTGATACTGCTCTTATCGAGTTAGTAGATTTCAACGAGCTTTACAATCCTAATGCTGAAGAGAAAAAAGCTACAAGAAGAAGCAGAAGATCAACTGCTACTACTAAAAAAGCTGAAGCAGTGGTTGCTGAAGCTCCTGTAGTAGAAGAAAAAGTAGAAGAAGCTAAAGCTGATACTACTGAAGAAAAAACTGAAGAATAA
- a CDS encoding DNA-directed RNA polymerase subunit alpha: MAILQFIKPDKVILLNSDEFKGQFEFRPLEPGFGLTIGNALRRVLLSSLEGYAISSIKIEGVEHEFSTIPGVIEDVTEIILNLKQVRLKAAAEGQANEQVVAKVSGQTVITAGDLGKSINGFEVLNPDLVICNLNSDVTFEITFNIEKGRGYVPSEQNKSNNAPVGTIAIDSIFTPIKKVQYSIENYRVEQKTDYEKLVLDIETDGSISPQNALTEASKILIYHFMLFSDERITLETEAVKASIQYDEETLHTRQLLKSKLADMDLSVRALNCLKAAEVETLGELVSYSKSDLMKFRNFGKKSLTELEELVHSKGLNFGFDVAKYKLDADK; encoded by the coding sequence ATGGCAATTTTACAATTCATAAAACCCGATAAAGTAATTTTACTTAACTCTGATGAATTTAAAGGTCAATTTGAATTCAGACCTTTAGAACCAGGTTTCGGGCTTACAATCGGTAATGCTTTGAGAAGAGTGTTGCTTTCTTCTCTGGAAGGATACGCTATTTCATCTATCAAAATAGAAGGTGTAGAGCACGAATTTTCAACTATTCCAGGAGTAATCGAAGACGTTACCGAAATTATTCTTAACCTTAAGCAGGTAAGATTAAAAGCTGCAGCAGAAGGCCAGGCTAACGAGCAGGTTGTTGCTAAAGTTTCAGGTCAAACGGTTATTACTGCTGGTGATTTAGGAAAATCTATCAATGGATTTGAGGTTTTAAACCCAGATTTAGTGATTTGCAACCTAAACAGTGATGTAACTTTCGAAATTACTTTCAATATTGAAAAAGGAAGAGGGTATGTTCCTTCTGAACAAAATAAGTCAAACAATGCTCCTGTAGGAACTATTGCTATCGACTCTATTTTCACGCCGATCAAGAAAGTACAATACAGCATTGAAAATTATCGTGTAGAGCAAAAAACAGACTACGAAAAACTTGTATTAGATATAGAAACTGACGGGTCTATTAGCCCTCAGAATGCTTTAACAGAAGCTTCTAAGATATTAATTTATCACTTCATGCTATTCTCTGATGAGAGAATCACGCTTGAAACTGAAGCTGTAAAAGCATCTATTCAGTACGATGAAGAAACGCTTCACACAAGACAACTTCTTAAGTCTAAATTAGCAGATATGGATCTTTCTGTAAGAGCCCTTAACTGTCTTAAAGCAGCTGAAGTCGAAACTCTTGGAGAACTGGTTTCTTACAGTAAGTCTGATTTGATGAAATTCAGAAATTTTGGTAAAAAATCTTTGACAGAACTAGAAGAATTAGTGCATTCAAAAGGTCTTAACTTCGGTTTCGACGTTGCAAAATATAAGTTAGACGCTGATAAATAA
- the rpsD gene encoding 30S ribosomal protein S4, translating into MARYIGPKTKIARKFGAAIYGDDKNFEKRKNQPPGQHGPNKRRGAKKSEYAVQLAEKQKAKYTYGILERQFANLFEKAHRSKGVTGEVLLQLCESRLDNVVYRLGFAKTRSGARQLVSHRHITVNGEILNIPSYLVKAGDVITVREKSKSLDVVTNALASKSNYEWLQFNDEKKEGTFISAPERIQIPEDIKENLIVELYSK; encoded by the coding sequence ATGGCAAGATATATTGGACCTAAAACTAAGATTGCTAGAAAGTTTGGTGCTGCAATCTACGGAGATGACAAAAACTTCGAAAAAAGAAAGAACCAACCGCCAGGACAACACGGTCCTAACAAAAGAAGAGGTGCTAAAAAATCAGAATATGCAGTTCAGTTAGCTGAAAAACAAAAAGCTAAATATACTTACGGTATTTTAGAAAGACAGTTTGCTAACTTATTTGAAAAAGCACACAGAAGCAAAGGAGTAACAGGGGAAGTTCTTTTACAACTTTGTGAATCAAGATTGGATAACGTAGTATACAGATTAGGTTTTGCTAAAACTAGATCTGGTGCTAGACAATTAGTTTCTCACAGACACATTACTGTGAACGGAGAGATTCTTAATATCCCTTCTTACTTGGTAAAAGCAGGTGATGTAATCACCGTAAGAGAAAAGTCTAAGTCTCTTGATGTTGTTACCAATGCATTGGCTTCTAAGTCAAACTATGAGTGGTTACAATTCAACGATGAGAAGAAAGAAGGTACCTTCATTTCTGCTCCTGAAAGAATCCAGATTCCGGAGGACATTAAGGAGAACCTTATCGTCGAACTTTACTCTAAATAA
- the rpsK gene encoding 30S ribosomal protein S11 — protein MAKQTKVVKKRKVKVEAIGEAHIQASFNNIIISLTNKNGEVISWASAGKMGFRGSKKNTPFAAQMAAENCSAVAHEAGLRRVKVFVKGPGAGRESAIRSIHNSGIEVSEIIDVTPMPHNGCRPPKRRRV, from the coding sequence ATGGCAAAACAAACTAAAGTAGTTAAGAAAAGAAAAGTAAAAGTTGAAGCTATTGGTGAAGCTCATATTCAGGCTTCTTTCAATAACATCATCATTTCTTTAACAAATAAAAACGGAGAGGTTATCTCTTGGGCTTCTGCCGGTAAAATGGGTTTCAGAGGTTCTAAAAAGAATACTCCATTTGCTGCTCAGATGGCAGCTGAAAATTGCTCTGCTGTAGCTCACGAAGCTGGTTTAAGAAGAGTAAAGGTGTTTGTGAAAGGTCCAGGTGCAGGTAGAGAATCTGCTATCAGATCTATTCACAATTCAGGAATTGAAGTTAGCGAAATCATTGATGTGACTCCTATGCCACACAATGGATGTAGACCACCAAAAAGAAGAAGAGTTTAA
- the rpsM gene encoding 30S ribosomal protein S13: MARIAGIDLPKNKRGVIGLTYIYGVGRSTSSEILKAAGISEDKKVNEWNDDELAAIRTYILENVKVEGELRSEVQLNIKRLMDIGCQRGIRHRLGLPLRGQRTKNNSRTRKGKRKTVANKKKASK, from the coding sequence ATGGCGAGAATTGCAGGTATTGATTTACCAAAAAACAAAAGAGGAGTTATCGGTTTAACTTACATTTATGGTGTTGGAAGAAGTACTTCTTCTGAAATCCTTAAAGCTGCCGGTATCAGCGAAGACAAAAAAGTCAACGAATGGAATGACGATGAATTGGCTGCAATCAGAACTTATATCTTAGAAAACGTAAAAGTAGAAGGAGAATTAAGATCTGAAGTGCAATTGAACATCAAGAGATTGATGGACATAGGATGCCAACGAGGAATACGTCACAGACTTGGATTACCTTTAAGAGGCCAGAGAACGAAAAACAACTCTAGAACCAGAAAAGGAAAGAGAAAAACTGTTGCTAACAAGAAAAAAGCTAGTAAATAA
- the rpmJ gene encoding 50S ribosomal protein L36 — MKVRASIKKRSADCKIVRRKGVLFVINKKNPKFKQRQG, encoded by the coding sequence ATGAAAGTAAGAGCATCAATTAAAAAAAGAAGCGCTGATTGCAAAATCGTACGCAGAAAAGGTGTACTGTTCGTAATCAACAAGAAGAACCCAAAATTTAAACAAAGACAAGGTTAA
- the infA gene encoding translation initiation factor IF-1, with translation MAKQKHIEQDGVITEALSNAQFRVELENGHILIAHISGKMRMHYIKLLPGDKVKLEMSPYDLSKGRITFRY, from the coding sequence ATGGCAAAACAAAAACATATTGAACAAGACGGCGTTATAACGGAAGCACTTTCGAACGCTCAGTTCCGTGTAGAACTAGAAAATGGGCATATTCTTATCGCTCATATTTCTGGTAAAATGAGAATGCATTATATTAAACTTTTACCTGGTGATAAGGTAAAATTAGAAATGTCTCCTTATGACTTATCAAAAGGGAGAATCACATTTAGATATTAA